The following proteins are co-located in the Gigantopelta aegis isolate Gae_Host chromosome 5, Gae_host_genome, whole genome shotgun sequence genome:
- the LOC121372953 gene encoding oocyte zinc finger protein XlCOF7.1-like, which translates to MSTNDQRCVKRGVSSTHCGNNRDLKVQTSAHACEKPFRCGMCLKCFSCKTKVKHHIRIHSGEGPHQCEVCKKCLHPSSGLKKHMSVHAGVKNFTSQYMLRSGKQKASKTLAATEALPLARRKTKHKTAHHHLPPQ; encoded by the exons atgtctACCAACGATCAGAGATGTGTCAAACGTGGGGTCTCGTCAACACATTGTGGAAACAACCGTGATCTGAAAGTACAAACATCAGCACATGCTTGTGAGAAACCTTTTCGATGTGGGATGTGTTTAAAGTGTTTCTCGTGCAAGACTAAGGTTAAGCACCATATAAGGATCCACTCTGGTGAAGGACCACATCAGTGTGAGGTGTGCAAAAAGTGTTTGCATCCGAGTTCTGGCTTGAAAAAGCACATGTCAGTTCACGCTGGAGTCAAGAATTTCACGAGTCAG TATATGCTTCGTTCAGGCAAGCAAAAGGCTTCAAAAACACTGGCGGCTACAGAGGCTCTCCCACTAGCCAGACGGAAAACGAAGCACAAGACAGCACATCATCATCTGCCTCCACAATAG
- the LOC121373266 gene encoding zinc finger protein 234-like produces MILCLKGNMSSSDERCVERRVSSTLCGNNPDLEGQTSTDSCEKPFQCGMCFECFSYKCHIMQHMLMHTGVKAFKCEMCLKCFSKRSHLKIHMMLIHSRDGPYKCEVCAKCYCDTSSLKQHMLVHTGVKDFKCEVCAKCFLLSSNFKKHMLIHTGVSSFKCEVCEKCFCGSSDFKKHMLLHTSVKNFKCEVCEKKFTRLSYVKRHMIIHTGVGLYKCEVCAKCFHDTSSLKQHMPIHTRVKDFKCEVCDKCFSHKSELKRHMFVHASDCPFTCEVCAKRFCGNSRLKTHMLIHTGVKSYKCDTCAKSFSRRPTLKQHMLCHTRVKEFTCDVCANGFLRKNELKRHMFIHTGVSPFKCDFCAKCFRDRYKVEQHMKTHTGVKSFECDVCAKRFSRSSHVKQHMNTHSGVKSFECDVCAKCFTRRPNLKKHMLVHTGVKSFKCELCKKCFSQNSQLKKHMAIHTDVRSFSM; encoded by the coding sequence ATGATCCTTTGTCTTAAAGGCAATATGTCTAGCAGTGATGAGAGATGTGTCGAACGTAGGGTCTCGTCCACACTTTGCGGAAACAACCCTGATCTGGAAGGACAGACGTCAACAGATTCTTGTGAGAAACCTTTCCAATGTGGGATGTGCTTCGAGTGTTTCTCTTACAAGTGTCACATTATGCAGCATATGTTAATGCACACTGGAGTTAAGGCttttaaatgtgaaatgtgTTTGAAATGCTTCTCAAAGAGATcgcatttaaaaatacatatgatGTTGATTCACTCTAGAGATGGGCCTTACAAATGTGAGGTCTGTGCAAAGTGTTACTGTGACACTTCCAGTTTGAAACAGCATATGCTGGTTCACACTGGAGTTAAGGATTTTAAatgtgaggtgtgtgcaaaatgttttttactCAGTTCCAACTTCAAAaaacatatgttgattcacaCTGGTGTTAGCTCCTTTAAATGCGAAGTCTGTGAAAAATGTTTCTGTGGCAGTAGCGATTTTAAGAAACATATGCTGCTTCACACTTCagttaagaatttcaaatgtgaagtgtgtgaaaaaaaattcacaCGACTATCCTACGTGAAACGACATATGATCATTCACACTGGAGTTGGACTGTACAAATGTGAGGtctgtgcaaaatgtttccatGACACTTCCAGTTTGAAACAGCATATGCCGATACACACCAGAGTCAAGGATTTTAAATGTGAGGTCTGTGATAAATGTTTCTCACATAAGTCAGAGTTGAAACGACATATGTTCGTTCATGCTAGTGATTGCCCTTTCACatgtgaggtgtgtgcaaaaCGTTTCTGTGGTAATTCCAGATTGAAAACTCACATGTTGATTCACACTGGCGTCAAGTCCTACAAATGTGACACGTGTGCAAAATCATTTTCTCGACGCCCCACCTTGAAACAGCATATGTTGTGTCACACTCGAGTTAAGGAGTTCACATGTGACGTGTGTGCAAATGGTTTCTTGCGCAAAAACGAGTTGAAAAGACATATGTTTATCCACACCGGTGTTAGTCCTTTCAAGTGTGACTtctgtgcaaaatgtttccGTGATAGGTACAAAGTAGAACAACATATGAAGACCCACACAGGTGTTAAGTCTTTTGAATGTGATGTGTGTGCAAAACGTTTCTCGAGGAGCTCCCATGTGAAACAACATATGAACACCCACTCAGGTGTTAAGTCTTTTGAATGTGAtgtgtgtgcaaaatgttttacacgGAGACCGAACTTGAAAAAACATATGCTAGTTCACACAGGCGTCAAGTCTTTCAAATGTGAGTTGTGCAAAAAATGTTTCTCACAAAATTCTCAACTTAAAAAACACATGGCCATTCACACTGACGTTAGGTCTTTTTCAATGTGA